In Streptomyces sp. NBC_00569, a single genomic region encodes these proteins:
- a CDS encoding DNA polymerase III subunit delta', with protein MPVWDDLVGQERVAAQLDAAARDADALVTATATKAPLPEASKMTHAWLFTGPPGAGRATAARAFAAALQCVSPDRALGGAPGCGFCDGCHTSLVGTHADVEIVRTDLLSIGVKETRELVRRAQLSPAVGRWQVIVLEDADRLTEGAGNVLLKAVEEPAPRTVWLLCAPSLEDVLPTIRSRCRHLTLRTPAVEAVADMLVRRDGIEPAVAAEAARATQGHIDRARRLATDPRARARRAAVLKLPLRVDDIGGCLKAAQELIDTAAEDTKQLAEEVDTKETEELKAALGGQSGSRMPRGTAGAMKELEDRQKRRRTRTQRDSLDLALTDLTGFYRDVLALQLGSRVALANTDAQDTLERLARAASPEATLRRIEAIAECRDALDRNVAPLLAVEAMTMALRAG; from the coding sequence ATGCCCGTATGGGACGACCTGGTGGGTCAGGAGCGCGTGGCCGCGCAGCTCGACGCCGCCGCGCGGGACGCCGACGCGCTCGTCACGGCCACGGCGACGAAGGCACCGCTGCCCGAGGCCTCCAAGATGACGCACGCCTGGCTCTTCACCGGTCCGCCCGGCGCGGGGCGGGCGACGGCGGCGCGCGCGTTCGCCGCAGCGCTCCAGTGCGTCAGTCCGGACCGCGCCCTGGGCGGAGCCCCCGGCTGCGGATTCTGCGACGGCTGTCACACGAGCCTCGTCGGCACGCACGCCGACGTGGAGATCGTCCGTACGGATCTGCTCTCCATCGGCGTGAAGGAGACCCGCGAGCTCGTCCGCAGAGCTCAGCTGTCGCCCGCCGTGGGCCGCTGGCAGGTCATCGTCCTGGAAGACGCGGACCGCCTCACGGAGGGCGCGGGGAACGTACTTCTGAAGGCCGTGGAGGAGCCCGCCCCGCGGACCGTCTGGCTGCTCTGCGCGCCCTCCCTCGAAGACGTGCTGCCCACGATCCGCTCCCGCTGCCGCCACCTGACGCTGCGCACACCCGCGGTCGAGGCGGTGGCCGACATGCTCGTACGACGCGACGGCATCGAGCCGGCGGTCGCCGCCGAAGCGGCCCGCGCCACGCAAGGCCACATCGACCGCGCGCGACGCCTCGCCACGGACCCGCGCGCGCGGGCGCGCCGAGCGGCGGTGCTGAAGCTGCCCCTGCGGGTCGACGACATCGGCGGGTGTCTCAAGGCCGCCCAGGAGCTGATCGACACCGCTGCGGAGGACACCAAGCAGCTCGCCGAGGAGGTCGACACCAAGGAGACCGAGGAGCTGAAGGCGGCGCTCGGCGGACAGAGCGGCAGCCGGATGCCGCGCGGCACGGCGGGTGCCATGAAGGAGCTGGAGGACCGCCAGAAGCGCCGCAGAACGCGTACGCAGCGAGACAGCCTCGACCTGGCGCTCACGGACCTCACGGGCTTCTACCGCGATGTGCTCGCCCTGCAGCTCGGCTCCCGCGTCGCCCTCGCGAACACCGACGCGCAGGACACCCTGGAGCGCCTCGCCCGCGCGGCCTCGCCCGAGGCCACGCTCCGCCGCATCGAGGCGATCGCCGAATGCCGTGACGCGCTCGACCGCAATGTGGCGCCGCTGCTCGCGGTGGAGGCGATGACGATGGCGCTGCGGGCGGGCTGA
- a CDS encoding class I SAM-dependent methyltransferase: protein MSSSSLSKLPSIDRDDVAARLRESLLGAEFTADGLLELLGAPAYAALARSETVPALRATRGDSPLETLVRLFLLQQPAEYARVATVLPVEECLQSGWLTRAGDDEVAASVDVRPYGGPDGEDWFIVSDLGCAVGGAGGIGSRAEGVVLGVGGASTTLSGITVRTPVESALDLGTGSGIQALHATRHATRVVATDLNPRALHMTALTLALSGTGPAVLHEGSLFEPVGDETYDLIVSNPPFVISPGARLTYRDGGMAGDDLCRTLVQEAGARLNEGGYAQFLANWQHVDGEEWTDRLRSWVPRGCDAWIVQREVQDITQYAELWLRDAGDHRTDPAEYAGLYDAWLDEFEARKVRGVGFGWITLRKAPEGVEPSVTVEEWPHSVEQPLGDTVRAHFERLDYLRTHDDAALLGAHFRLAGEVVQEQVGLPGAEDPEHVVLRQHRGMRRATKVDTIGAGFAGVCDGTLSAGRILDAIAQLVGEDPVSLRDRTPAQIRMLVEQGFLEPAQV from the coding sequence GTGAGTAGCTCCAGTCTGTCCAAGTTGCCGTCCATTGACCGTGACGATGTCGCCGCCCGGCTGCGTGAGTCCCTCTTGGGGGCCGAGTTCACCGCCGACGGCCTGCTCGAGCTGCTCGGGGCGCCCGCCTACGCGGCGCTCGCGCGGAGCGAGACCGTCCCCGCCCTGCGGGCGACCCGCGGGGACAGCCCGCTGGAGACGCTCGTACGGCTGTTCCTGCTGCAGCAGCCCGCGGAGTACGCGCGCGTGGCGACCGTTCTGCCGGTCGAGGAGTGCCTGCAGAGCGGGTGGCTGACGCGCGCCGGTGATGACGAGGTCGCCGCGTCCGTCGACGTACGGCCGTACGGCGGGCCCGACGGCGAGGACTGGTTCATCGTGTCCGACCTCGGGTGTGCCGTCGGCGGCGCCGGAGGTATCGGCAGCCGCGCGGAGGGCGTCGTCCTGGGCGTCGGCGGTGCGTCCACCACGCTGTCCGGGATCACCGTGCGGACGCCCGTGGAGAGCGCGCTCGACCTCGGTACGGGTTCCGGGATCCAGGCCCTGCACGCCACCCGGCACGCCACGCGTGTCGTCGCCACCGACCTCAACCCACGCGCCCTCCACATGACGGCGCTGACTCTCGCCCTCTCCGGTACCGGCCCCGCCGTCCTGCACGAGGGCTCGCTGTTCGAGCCCGTGGGCGACGAGACGTACGACCTGATCGTGTCGAATCCGCCCTTCGTCATCTCGCCGGGCGCGCGACTGACGTACCGCGACGGCGGGATGGCCGGGGACGATCTGTGCCGCACGCTCGTTCAGGAGGCGGGGGCACGACTGAACGAGGGCGGGTACGCGCAGTTCCTCGCCAACTGGCAGCACGTCGACGGGGAGGAGTGGACCGACCGGCTCCGGTCCTGGGTGCCGCGCGGGTGCGACGCGTGGATCGTGCAGCGCGAGGTGCAGGACATCACGCAGTACGCCGAGTTGTGGCTGCGGGACGCCGGGGATCACCGCACGGACCCGGCGGAGTACGCGGGGCTGTACGACGCGTGGCTCGACGAGTTCGAGGCGCGCAAGGTGCGAGGCGTCGGGTTCGGCTGGATCACCCTGCGCAAGGCCCCGGAGGGCGTCGAGCCGTCCGTCACGGTGGAGGAGTGGCCGCACTCCGTCGAACAACCCCTCGGGGACACGGTGCGGGCGCACTTCGAGCGCCTCGACTATCTGCGCACGCATGACGACGCCGCCCTGCTCGGCGCCCACTTCAGGCTCGCGGGCGAGGTCGTGCAGGAACAGGTCGGCCTGCCGGGAGCCGAGGACCCGGAGCACGTGGTGCTGCGCCAGCACCGCGGGATGCGCCGGGCCACGAAGGTGGACACGATCGGCGCCGGGTTCGCGGGCGTCTGCGACGGCACCCTCAGCGCCGGCCGGATCCTCGACGCCATCGCACAACTCGTGGGGGAGGACCCGGTCTCGCTGCGGGACCGCACGCCCGCGCAGATCAGGATGCTCGTCGAGCAGGGGTTCCTGGAGCCTGCGCAGGTCTGA
- a CDS encoding small secreted protein: MEGTNPVNKKLAAALSGGAVLVLALSGCSSDNGNEKLNSWAKKVCDSVQPQAKKIEDANAAIQKETSDNSKPADVQSTDSQAFQDMSDAYKAIGSAVDKAGAPPVDGGEKKQKDAVKELNAISASYADLKKQVDKLNTKDQAKFADGLKGIAGELDKLSQSGSDALKKLEEGDVGKAMAKQDSCKSASASPAPSKS, translated from the coding sequence ATGGAAGGGACCAATCCGGTGAACAAGAAGCTTGCAGCCGCACTGTCCGGCGGTGCGGTACTGGTGCTTGCGCTGTCGGGATGCAGCAGCGACAACGGCAACGAGAAGCTGAACTCCTGGGCCAAGAAGGTCTGTGACTCGGTCCAGCCGCAGGCCAAGAAGATCGAGGACGCCAACGCCGCGATCCAGAAGGAGACCTCGGACAACAGCAAGCCCGCGGACGTCCAGAGCACCGACTCACAGGCCTTCCAGGACATGTCCGACGCCTACAAGGCGATCGGCTCGGCCGTGGACAAGGCGGGGGCCCCGCCGGTCGACGGCGGCGAAAAGAAGCAGAAGGACGCGGTCAAGGAGCTCAATGCGATCTCGGCCTCGTACGCGGACCTGAAGAAGCAGGTCGACAAGCTCAACACGAAGGACCAGGCGAAGTTCGCCGACGGCCTCAAGGGCATCGCCGGCGAGCTCGACAAGCTGAGCCAGAGCGGGAGCGACGCGCTCAAGAAGCTGGAGGAGGGCGACGTCGGCAAGGCGATGGCGAAGCAGGACAGTTGCAAGAGCGCGTCCGCTTCCCCGGCTCCCTCCAAGAGCTGA
- the tmk gene encoding dTMP kinase has product MTRAEQPTAKNPAPDDALVADSRERAVRALLRVPQLKRLWSAQLVGGIGDALGLLVLVVLALQAAVSEGSFGGGYRGVAFAVAAVFGARVLSTLLFGAVLLGPLTSLTSKDGPLDRRWTMVGADGVRAALLIVAPLWIDWTPDNALAVLLVTAFVAGVAERFWTVSGESAAPALLPAPPLEGAAVRPLPDHMDALRRLSLRTGFVALPLAAAALVVVTLVGNLIGAGVDWFGLHQAALASYVAAGLFAASLSVVFFLELPDTQTPRARSPLEGLRRPKTGSGVDKGRTGAIPLLVLACAAVAGAISAAVAVSVLHAKDLSGGPVMFGLLVLGLTGGTVVGIRSAPSVLPSLSRRRLLALAIALTGIALLAAGLVPDVTSVLLIVTLAGVTAGIAANTGHTLLDQESEDYRRARTTEHLQAVVRVSIAVAAVAAPLLAAAIGPHRLVNGKFVFAHGGAAFTLMLVGALLLPVAALVLAKADDRSGVPLRHDLRDALLGGNDPAQAPAATGFFIALEGGDGAGKSTQAEALAEWIRDKGHEVVVTREPGATPVGKRLRSILLDVSSAGLSHRAEALLYAADRAEHVDTVVRPALERGAVVISDRYIDSSVAYQGAGRDLSPTEVARINRWATGGLVPHLTVLLDVDPQAARERFTEAPDRLESEPAEFHARVRSGFLTLAAADPGRYLVVDAAQEPEAVTTVVRHRLDMVLPLSDAEVKAQEEARKAAEEEARRKAEAEAARKAEEERVERERLAQLAKLRAEEEERKQRELEEAQRREAERQAEEARQRAEESRRRAEEERARLLAEEQTRAAEEERRRRQAEEEARLRAEAEERRLEKQRKAEEALLRAEEARRLAAASAAAASAAAASAASESAAASVSGAGSEGANRPSRADNETTVPTPVVNPTGGAADETAVLPPVRGEGTGSGAGASSSPASGADAGSGRGAWQGGDNDETTQLPMPPNPAHQAGAADETAVLPPVRDDSVGSGAGAGAGAGKGGSVDRVPPGYFRDERQTSAPSAGGAGAGHGSNDRTRELPQVDEEGRPRQRPRPDWAEETPLDDLPTLADELLGGHDDDGDEGTGGRRRGRR; this is encoded by the coding sequence ATGACGCGAGCCGAGCAGCCAACGGCCAAGAATCCGGCCCCCGACGACGCCCTGGTCGCAGATTCCCGGGAGCGCGCAGTCCGCGCCCTGCTGCGGGTGCCGCAGCTGAAACGACTGTGGAGCGCCCAACTCGTGGGCGGCATCGGTGACGCGCTCGGTCTCCTTGTGCTCGTGGTGCTGGCCCTTCAGGCAGCCGTCTCCGAGGGCTCGTTCGGGGGCGGGTACCGGGGCGTGGCCTTCGCCGTCGCCGCCGTGTTCGGCGCGCGCGTCCTGTCGACGCTGCTCTTCGGAGCCGTACTCCTCGGCCCGCTCACGTCGCTGACCTCCAAGGACGGCCCCCTCGACCGGCGCTGGACGATGGTCGGCGCGGACGGCGTGCGGGCCGCGCTCCTCATCGTCGCGCCCCTGTGGATCGACTGGACCCCGGACAACGCGCTGGCGGTCCTGCTCGTCACCGCCTTCGTGGCCGGCGTCGCCGAACGCTTCTGGACCGTGTCGGGCGAGAGCGCGGCGCCCGCGCTGCTGCCCGCCCCGCCGCTCGAAGGTGCGGCCGTACGCCCGTTGCCCGACCACATGGACGCACTGCGGCGCCTCTCGCTGCGCACCGGTTTCGTGGCGCTGCCTCTCGCGGCCGCCGCGCTCGTCGTCGTCACTCTCGTGGGGAACCTGATCGGGGCCGGGGTCGACTGGTTCGGGCTGCACCAGGCCGCGCTCGCCTCCTACGTGGCGGCCGGTCTGTTCGCCGCCTCGCTCTCCGTCGTCTTCTTCCTCGAACTGCCCGACACGCAGACCCCGCGCGCGCGGTCGCCGCTCGAGGGCCTGCGCCGCCCCAAGACCGGCAGCGGTGTCGACAAGGGACGCACGGGAGCCATCCCGCTCCTCGTCCTCGCCTGCGCCGCCGTCGCCGGGGCGATCTCGGCGGCCGTCGCCGTCTCCGTACTGCACGCCAAGGACCTGTCCGGCGGCCCGGTGATGTTCGGGCTGCTCGTGCTGGGGCTCACCGGCGGCACGGTCGTCGGCATCCGCTCGGCGCCCTCCGTGCTGCCGTCGCTGTCGCGCCGCAGGCTCCTCGCGCTGGCGATCGCCCTGACCGGCATCGCCCTGCTCGCCGCCGGCCTGGTCCCGGACGTCACCAGCGTCCTGCTGATCGTCACCCTCGCCGGCGTCACCGCGGGCATCGCCGCCAACACCGGGCACACTCTCCTGGACCAGGAGTCCGAGGACTACCGGCGCGCCCGCACGACCGAGCACCTCCAGGCCGTCGTCCGCGTGTCCATCGCGGTCGCCGCCGTCGCCGCGCCTCTGCTCGCGGCCGCGATCGGCCCGCACCGGCTGGTCAACGGCAAGTTCGTGTTCGCGCACGGCGGCGCCGCCTTCACGCTGATGCTCGTCGGCGCCCTGCTGCTGCCCGTGGCCGCCCTCGTACTCGCCAAGGCCGACGACCGCAGCGGAGTGCCCCTGCGGCACGACCTGCGTGACGCGTTGCTGGGCGGGAACGATCCGGCGCAGGCGCCCGCCGCCACCGGCTTCTTCATCGCCCTGGAGGGCGGTGACGGCGCCGGGAAGTCGACCCAGGCCGAGGCGCTCGCCGAGTGGATCCGCGACAAGGGCCACGAGGTCGTCGTCACGCGTGAACCCGGCGCGACCCCGGTCGGCAAGCGGCTGCGCTCGATCCTCCTCGACGTGTCGTCGGCCGGACTCTCGCACCGCGCCGAGGCCCTCCTGTACGCCGCCGACCGCGCGGAGCACGTGGACACCGTCGTACGGCCCGCTCTCGAGCGCGGCGCCGTCGTCATCTCCGACCGTTACATCGACTCGTCCGTCGCCTACCAGGGCGCCGGCCGCGACCTGTCGCCGACCGAGGTCGCCCGCATCAACCGCTGGGCCACCGGCGGACTCGTACCGCACCTGACCGTCCTGCTCGACGTCGACCCGCAGGCGGCCCGCGAGCGGTTCACGGAGGCGCCCGACCGGCTCGAATCGGAGCCGGCCGAGTTCCACGCGCGCGTGCGCTCCGGTTTCCTCACGCTCGCCGCCGCCGACCCCGGCCGCTACCTCGTCGTGGACGCGGCCCAGGAGCCGGAAGCCGTCACGACCGTGGTCCGGCACCGGCTCGACATGGTGCTGCCGCTCTCCGACGCCGAGGTGAAGGCCCAGGAAGAGGCCCGTAAGGCCGCCGAGGAGGAGGCCCGCAGGAAGGCCGAGGCCGAGGCTGCCCGCAAGGCCGAGGAGGAGCGCGTCGAGCGCGAGCGGCTGGCGCAGCTCGCCAAGCTGCGCGCCGAGGAGGAGGAGCGCAAGCAGCGCGAGCTGGAGGAGGCGCAGCGGCGCGAGGCCGAGCGCCAGGCCGAAGAGGCCCGCCAGCGCGCCGAGGAGTCGCGGCGTCGTGCCGAGGAGGAGCGCGCCAGGCTCCTCGCCGAGGAACAGACCCGGGCCGCCGAGGAGGAGCGCCGCCGCCGTCAGGCGGAGGAAGAGGCGCGCCTGCGCGCGGAGGCCGAGGAACGACGCCTGGAGAAGCAGCGCAAGGCGGAGGAGGCGCTGTTGCGGGCGGAGGAGGCCCGCCGGCTGGCGGCGGCGTCCGCGGCGGCTGCCTCTGCTGCGGCGGCTTCGGCCGCGTCCGAGTCGGCGGCGGCTTCTGTGTCTGGGGCCGGGTCCGAGGGCGCCAACCGGCCCTCGAGGGCCGACAACGAGACCACCGTTCCCACGCCCGTGGTGAATCCCACGGGTGGCGCGGCCGACGAAACGGCCGTGCTGCCGCCGGTCAGGGGCGAAGGCACGGGTTCCGGGGCCGGGGCTTCCTCTTCCCCTGCCTCTGGTGCTGATGCTGGTTCTGGGCGTGGTGCTTGGCAGGGCGGGGACAACGACGAGACCACTCAGCTGCCGATGCCGCCGAATCCCGCACATCAGGCCGGGGCCGCCGACGAGACGGCGGTGCTGCCGCCTGTGCGTGATGACTCCGTCGGTAGCGGTGCTGGTGCTGGTGCTGGTGCTGGCAAGGGCGGGTCGGTGGATCGGGTTCCGCCGGGGTACTTCCGTGATGAGCGCCAGACTTCGGCGCCGTCGGCCGGGGGCGCTGGGGCCGGTCATGGTTCGAATGACCGGACGCGCGAGCTGCCCCAGGTCGACGAGGAGGGCCGGCCCCGTCAGCGGCCGAGGCCCGACTGGGCGGAGGAGACCCCGCTGGACGACCTGCCGACGCTGGCGGACGAACTGCTCGGCGGGCACGACGACGACGGCGACGAGGGCACGGGCGGCAGGCGCCGGGGGCGGCGCTGA
- a CDS encoding alpha/beta hydrolase gives MYFRRHHSPVRGLRACGTLLAAAGLLMSACSPGSSGSTHTTDVSLAALPRATPANLSSYYGQSLTWRECGVPGFECTTMKAPLDYAKPDAGDVKLAVARKKATGPGKRLGSLLVNPGGPGGSAISYLQSYAALGYPAAVRARYDMVAVDPRGVGRSEPVECLDGKQMDAFTQTDVTPDDQAETNELSAAFKKYAAGCESKSGQVLPYVSTIEAARDMDILRAALGDDKLNYVGASYGTFLGATYAGLYPERVGRMVLDGAMDPTLSAKEMNRDQTAGFETAFQSFAKDCVRHPDCPLGTGSAADASRRLKSFFTELDRTPIPTGDPSGRKLGEALATTGVIAAMYDEGEWAQLRSALSSAIKNKDGAGLLALSDSYYERGGDGTYANLMAANAAVNCLDLPPAFKSPNDVKAALPSFEKASPVFGDAFAWLALNCTYWPVKATGEPHRIEAKGAAPIVVVGTTRDPATPYRWAQALAGQLDSGTLLTYVGDGHTAYGRGSACIDSAINTYLLDGTPPNDGKRCS, from the coding sequence ATGTACTTCAGGCGTCATCATTCCCCCGTCCGAGGCCTCCGGGCCTGTGGAACGCTGCTCGCCGCCGCCGGGCTCCTCATGTCCGCCTGCTCACCAGGGAGTTCGGGAAGCACGCACACGACGGACGTCTCGCTGGCCGCGCTGCCCAGGGCGACCCCCGCCAACCTGTCCTCGTACTACGGGCAGTCGCTGACCTGGCGCGAGTGCGGCGTCCCCGGCTTCGAATGCACCACGATGAAGGCGCCGCTGGACTACGCGAAGCCGGACGCCGGTGACGTCAAGCTGGCTGTTGCCCGCAAAAAGGCCACCGGCCCGGGCAAGCGCCTCGGCTCGCTCCTGGTCAACCCCGGCGGACCCGGCGGCTCGGCGATCAGCTACCTCCAGTCGTACGCCGCCCTCGGCTACCCGGCGGCAGTCCGCGCCCGCTACGACATGGTCGCGGTCGACCCGCGAGGCGTCGGCCGCAGTGAACCGGTCGAGTGCCTCGACGGCAAGCAGATGGACGCGTTCACGCAGACCGACGTCACGCCCGACGACCAGGCGGAGACGAACGAACTGTCGGCGGCCTTCAAGAAGTACGCGGCCGGCTGCGAGTCGAAGTCCGGCCAGGTGCTCCCGTACGTCTCCACGATCGAGGCGGCCCGCGACATGGACATCCTGCGCGCGGCGCTCGGCGACGACAAGCTGAACTACGTCGGGGCGTCGTACGGCACGTTCCTCGGGGCGACCTACGCAGGGCTCTATCCGGAGCGGGTCGGCCGCATGGTCCTGGACGGCGCGATGGACCCGACCCTGTCGGCGAAGGAGATGAACCGCGACCAGACGGCCGGCTTCGAGACGGCGTTCCAGTCATTCGCGAAGGACTGCGTACGGCATCCCGACTGCCCCCTGGGCACCGGGAGCGCCGCCGACGCGAGCCGGCGCCTCAAGTCCTTCTTCACCGAACTGGACCGCACCCCCATCCCCACCGGTGACCCGTCGGGGCGCAAGCTCGGCGAGGCCCTCGCCACGACCGGCGTGATCGCGGCGATGTACGACGAGGGAGAGTGGGCGCAGCTGCGCTCCGCGCTCAGCTCGGCGATCAAGAACAAGGACGGCGCGGGGCTGCTCGCCCTCTCCGACAGCTACTACGAGCGCGGCGGCGACGGCACGTACGCGAACCTGATGGCGGCCAACGCGGCCGTGAACTGCCTCGACCTGCCCCCGGCCTTCAAGAGTCCCAACGACGTGAAGGCGGCCCTGCCGTCCTTCGAGAAGGCGTCTCCGGTCTTCGGTGACGCTTTCGCGTGGTTGGCGCTGAACTGCACGTACTGGCCGGTGAAGGCGACTGGTGAGCCCCACCGTATCGAGGCGAAGGGCGCCGCCCCGATCGTCGTAGTCGGCACGACCCGCGACCCGGCCACCCCGTACCGCTGGGCGCAGGCCCTCGCCGGCCAGCTCGACTCCGGCACGCTCCTCACCTACGTCGGCGACGGCCACACCGCGTACGGCCGCGGCAGCGCCTGTATCGACTCCGCTATCAACACGTACCTCTTGGACGGCACCCCGCCCAATGACGGAAAGCGCTGCTCATAA
- the topA gene encoding type I DNA topoisomerase, whose product MSPTSETAQGGRRLVIVESPAKAKTIKGYLGPGYVVEASVGHIRDLPSGAAEVPEKYTGEVRRLGVDVEHDFQPIYVVNADKKAQVKKLKDLLKDSDELFLATDEDREGEAIAWHLLEVLKPKVPVHRMVFHEITKDAIRSAVANPRELNKRMVDAQETRRILDRLYGYEVSPVLWKKVMPRLSAGRVQSVATRLVVERERERIAFRSAEYWDLTGTFATGRSGDASDPSNLVARLSALDGKRIAQGRDFDSLGQLKSANVLALDETNARALAAALENTNFAVRSVESKPYRRSPYAPFRTTTMQQEASRKLGFGAKATMQVAQKLYENGFITYMRTDSTTLSDTAVSAARAQVTQLYGADYLPDKPRTYAGKVKNAQEAHEAIRPSGDRFRTPAETGLTGDQFRLYELIWKRTVASQMKDAVGNSVTVKIGGTSADGRNAEFSASGKTITFHGFLKAYVEGADDPNAELDDRERRLPQVSEGDALSAEEITVDGHATKPPARYTEASLVKELEEREIGRPSTYASIIGTILDRGYVFKKGTALVPSFLSFAVVNLLEKHFGRLVDYDFTARMEDDLDRIARGEAQAVPWLRRFYFGEGEGSGGAAEAGNGDGDHLGGLKELVTDLGAIDAREVSSFPVGEGIVLRVGRYGPYVERGERDSENHQRADVPEDLAPDELTVEYAEELLAKPSGDFELGADPVSGNQIIAKDGRYGPYVTEVLPEGTPKTGKNAVKPRTASLFKSMSIDTVTLDDALKLMSLPRVVGADAEGVEITAQNGRYGPYLKKGTDSRSLETEEQLFAITLEEALAIYAQPKQRGRAAAKPPLKELGEDPVSGKPVVVKDGRFGAYVTDGETNATLRSSDSVEEITPERGYELLAEKRAKGPAKKTAKKAAKKAPAKKAPAKKTAAKKTAASKTTAAKKTTAAKKTTAKKATASKSTSTEE is encoded by the coding sequence TTGTCCCCGACCAGCGAGACCGCACAGGGCGGCCGCCGACTCGTCATCGTCGAGTCGCCCGCCAAGGCGAAGACGATCAAGGGCTACCTCGGCCCTGGATACGTCGTCGAAGCGAGCGTCGGGCACATCCGCGACCTCCCGAGCGGCGCCGCCGAGGTGCCCGAGAAGTACACCGGCGAGGTGCGCCGGCTCGGTGTGGACGTCGAACACGACTTCCAGCCGATCTATGTGGTCAACGCGGACAAAAAGGCCCAGGTCAAGAAGCTCAAGGACCTGCTGAAGGACTCCGACGAACTCTTCCTCGCCACCGATGAGGACCGCGAGGGCGAAGCCATCGCGTGGCACCTCCTCGAGGTCCTGAAGCCCAAGGTCCCCGTCCACCGGATGGTCTTCCACGAGATCACCAAGGACGCGATCCGCAGCGCCGTCGCCAACCCGCGCGAGCTCAACAAGCGCATGGTCGACGCCCAGGAGACCCGCCGCATCCTCGACCGCCTCTACGGCTACGAGGTCTCGCCGGTCCTGTGGAAGAAGGTCATGCCGCGCCTGTCGGCGGGCCGTGTCCAGTCCGTGGCCACCCGCCTCGTCGTCGAGCGGGAGCGCGAGCGCATCGCCTTCCGCTCCGCCGAGTACTGGGACCTGACGGGCACCTTCGCCACCGGCCGCTCCGGCGACGCCAGCGACCCGTCGAACCTCGTGGCCCGCCTGAGCGCGCTCGACGGCAAGCGCATCGCGCAGGGCCGCGACTTCGACTCGCTCGGCCAGCTGAAGTCCGCGAATGTGCTGGCTCTGGACGAGACGAACGCCCGCGCGCTCGCCGCCGCCCTGGAGAACACGAACTTCGCCGTACGGTCCGTCGAGTCGAAGCCGTACCGGCGCTCGCCGTACGCCCCGTTCCGTACGACGACGATGCAGCAGGAGGCGAGCCGCAAGCTCGGCTTCGGCGCGAAGGCCACGATGCAGGTGGCCCAGAAGCTGTACGAGAACGGCTTCATCACCTATATGCGTACGGACTCCACGACCCTGTCCGACACGGCGGTCTCGGCCGCCCGTGCGCAGGTCACGCAGCTGTACGGGGCCGACTACCTGCCGGACAAGCCGCGCACGTACGCCGGCAAGGTCAAGAACGCGCAGGAGGCGCACGAGGCGATCCGCCCTTCGGGTGATCGTTTCCGCACGCCCGCCGAGACCGGCCTGACCGGCGACCAGTTCCGGCTCTACGAGCTGATCTGGAAGCGGACCGTCGCCTCCCAGATGAAGGACGCGGTCGGAAACTCCGTCACGGTCAAGATCGGCGGCACCTCCGCCGACGGCCGCAACGCCGAGTTCTCCGCCTCCGGCAAGACGATCACCTTCCACGGCTTCCTCAAGGCCTACGTCGAGGGCGCGGACGACCCGAACGCCGAGCTCGACGACCGTGAGCGCCGGCTGCCGCAGGTCTCCGAGGGCGACGCGCTGTCCGCCGAGGAGATCACCGTCGACGGCCACGCGACCAAGCCGCCGGCCCGCTACACCGAGGCCAGTCTGGTCAAGGAGCTGGAAGAGCGCGAGATCGGCCGCCCGTCGACGTACGCGTCGATCATCGGGACCATCCTCGACCGCGGCTATGTGTTCAAGAAGGGGACGGCCCTGGTGCCCTCCTTCCTGTCCTTCGCCGTGGTCAACCTCCTGGAGAAGCACTTCGGCCGGCTCGTCGACTACGACTTCACCGCCAGGATGGAGGACGACCTCGACCGCATCGCCCGTGGTGAGGCGCAGGCCGTGCCGTGGCTGCGGCGCTTCTACTTCGGCGAGGGCGAGGGCTCCGGAGGAGCCGCCGAAGCGGGCAACGGCGACGGCGACCACCTCGGCGGCCTCAAGGAGCTCGTCACCGACCTGGGCGCGATCGACGCCCGCGAGGTGTCGTCCTTCCCCGTCGGCGAAGGCATCGTCCTGCGCGTCGGCCGCTACGGCCCCTACGTCGAGCGCGGCGAGCGCGACTCCGAGAACCACCAGCGCGCGGACGTGCCGGAGGATCTCGCTCCGGACGAGCTCACCGTCGAGTACGCGGAGGAGCTCCTCGCCAAGCCGAGCGGCGACTTCGAGCTGGGCGCGGACCCCGTCTCCGGGAACCAGATCATCGCGAAGGACGGTCGCTACGGGCCGTACGTCACCGAGGTGCTCCCCGAGGGCACCCCGAAGACCGGCAAGAACGCGGTCAAGCCGCGTACGGCGTCGCTCTTCAAGTCGATGTCCATCGACACGGTCACCCTGGACGACGCCCTCAAGCTGATGTCCCTCCCGCGCGTGGTCGGTGCCGACGCCGAGGGCGTCGAGATCACCGCGCAGAACGGGCGGTACGGGCCGTACCTGAAGAAGGGCACCGACTCGCGCTCCCTGGAGACCGAGGAGCAGCTCTTCGCCATCACGCTGGAGGAGGCTCTCGCGATCTACGCGCAGCCCAAGCAGCGCGGACGCGCGGCCGCCAAGCCGCCGCTGAAGGAGCTCGGCGAGGACCCGGTCAGCGGGAAGCCCGTCGTCGTCAAGGACGGCCGCTTCGGCGCGTACGTCACGGACGGCGAGACGAACGCGACGCTCAGGTCGTCCGACTCCGTCGAGGAGATCACGCCCGAGCGCGGCTACGAACTGCTCGCCGAGAAGCGGGCGAAGGGCCCCGCCAAGAAGACGGCCAAGAAGGCCGCGAAGAAGGCTCCGGCGAAGAAGGCGCCCGCCAAGAAGACGGCTGCCAAGAAGACCGCCGCTTCGAAGACGACGGCCGCGAAGAAGACGACCGCCGCGAAGAAGACGACGGCCAAGAAGGCGACGGCTTCGAAATCGACCTCTACGGAGGAGTAG